A portion of the Faecalibacterium sp. I3-3-89 genome contains these proteins:
- a CDS encoding cupin domain-containing protein — MKLPEKKQRWVYHAEALPQAAGEGVTRRVLAYTDGLMCVENTFEKGAVGALHHHPHTQITYVVSGAFEFTVDGVTHTVRAGDTILKEDGVEHGCVCTEAGILLDIFTPMREDFV, encoded by the coding sequence ATGAAGCTTCCCGAGAAGAAACAGCGCTGGGTCTACCATGCAGAGGCCCTGCCGCAGGCGGCAGGCGAGGGCGTCACCCGCCGGGTGCTGGCCTATACCGACGGCCTGATGTGCGTGGAGAATACCTTCGAGAAGGGGGCTGTGGGCGCACTCCACCATCACCCCCACACCCAGATCACCTATGTGGTGTCGGGTGCGTTCGAGTTCACTGTGGACGGCGTGACTCACACCGTGCGGGCCGGGGATACCATCCTGAAGGAGGACGGCGTGGAGCACGGCTGTGTCTGCACCGAGGCTGGTATCCTGCTGGACATCTTCACCCCCATGCGGGAAGACTTCGTGTAA
- a CDS encoding ketopantoate reductase family protein, producing the protein MQRVEAVSGKGCAVKPSARYSTLQDLDAGRHTEIDMFSGALIRMGRELGIPTPYNEFAYHMIKALEEKNDGRFDYSGPDQEMTWAR; encoded by the coding sequence ATGCAGCGGGTGGAGGCTGTGTCCGGTAAGGGCTGTGCCGTCAAGCCATCGGCCCGCTATTCGACCCTGCAGGATCTGGACGCCGGACGCCACACCGAGATCGATATGTTCTCGGGCGCACTCATCCGGATGGGCAGGGAGCTTGGCATCCCGACGCCCTACAATGAGTTCGCTTACCACATGATAAAGGCGCTGGAAGAAAAGAATGACGGCAGATTTGACTACAGCGGCCCGGATCAGGAAATGACATGGGCAAGATGA
- a CDS encoding TIGR00730 family Rossman fold protein, whose protein sequence is MNITVYLGANEGNDPALKQAVEELGRWIGESGNALVYGGSRSGLMGRLAHSVLTAGGEVTGVEPQFFIDSEVQYDGLTKLIVTKDMTERKTRMIELGDAFIAFPGGTGTLEEIAEVMSKVSLGHLDAPCILYDLDDYYAGLKALLAHMVETGLSSPARQKGICFAKNLDEIKSLLQA, encoded by the coding sequence ATGAATATCACAGTCTATCTGGGGGCGAACGAGGGCAATGACCCGGCCCTGAAGCAGGCCGTCGAGGAGCTGGGCCGGTGGATCGGCGAGAGCGGGAACGCTCTGGTCTATGGTGGCTCCCGCAGCGGCCTGATGGGCCGCCTCGCTCACAGCGTCCTGACGGCGGGCGGCGAAGTGACCGGGGTAGAGCCGCAGTTCTTCATCGACTCGGAGGTGCAGTACGACGGCCTAACAAAGCTCATCGTCACGAAGGACATGACCGAGCGGAAGACCCGGATGATCGAGCTGGGCGACGCCTTTATCGCCTTTCCGGGCGGCACCGGCACGCTGGAAGAGATCGCCGAGGTGATGTCCAAGGTCTCGCTGGGCCATCTCGATGCGCCCTGCATCCTCTACGACCTCGACGACTACTACGCCGGACTGAAGGCCCTGCTGGCTCATATGGTCGAGACAGGCCTGTCCAGCCCCGCGCGGCAGAAGGGCATCTGCTTCGCAAAGAACTTGGACGAGATAAAAAGTCTCCTGCAAGCATAA
- a CDS encoding sodium-dependent transporter translates to MNQKQHKRSAFSGKIGFVLSAAGASVGLGNIWRFPYLAAKYGGGIFLLIYIILAFTFGYTMIVAETALGRMTKKSPVGAFASFGKTGGLSFGGWINAIIPILIVPYYSVIGGWVIRYLADYIGGHGSELAADGYFSAFISSGPSAEICFAIFTVFTLSIIFAGVRNGVERVSKVMMPILVVLSVVIAGYSVTRPGALEGVKYFLVPNIANFSWMTVVTAMGQMFYSLSIAMGILVTFGSYMKKDVSIEESTENVEVFDTVIAIMAGLMIIPAVFSFSGGDPDTLQAGPALMFITIPKVFESMGLGTVVGILFFTLVLFAAVTSSIALTESAVSTFEDELGWDRKQATILIGIIMLVLGSLSALGYGPLARFTVFGMQFLDFFDFLTNSVMMPIAAITTCLLVSRVIGVEKIEEEVTLDGKSFRRRRIFNFMIKYLCPIFAAIILVSSVANALGVISM, encoded by the coding sequence ATGAATCAAAAACAGCACAAGCGGAGCGCCTTTTCGGGCAAGATCGGATTCGTTCTCTCCGCTGCAGGCGCGTCGGTGGGCCTCGGCAACATCTGGCGCTTCCCCTATCTTGCGGCCAAGTACGGCGGCGGCATCTTCCTGCTCATCTACATCATCCTCGCCTTCACCTTCGGCTACACCATGATCGTGGCCGAGACGGCGCTGGGCCGGATGACCAAGAAAAGCCCGGTGGGCGCGTTCGCCTCCTTCGGCAAAACGGGCGGGCTTTCCTTCGGCGGCTGGATCAACGCCATCATCCCCATCCTCATCGTCCCCTACTACTCGGTCATCGGCGGCTGGGTCATCCGGTATCTGGCCGACTACATCGGCGGCCACGGCAGCGAGCTGGCGGCGGACGGCTATTTCTCCGCCTTCATTTCCAGCGGCCCGTCGGCGGAGATCTGCTTCGCCATCTTTACCGTCTTTACCCTCTCCATCATCTTTGCGGGCGTGCGCAACGGCGTGGAGCGGGTATCCAAGGTGATGATGCCCATTCTTGTGGTGCTCTCCGTCGTCATCGCAGGCTACTCCGTCACACGCCCGGGCGCGCTGGAGGGTGTGAAATACTTCCTCGTGCCCAACATCGCCAACTTCTCGTGGATGACCGTCGTGACCGCAATGGGACAGATGTTCTACTCCCTCTCCATCGCTATGGGCATCCTCGTCACCTTCGGCTCCTATATGAAGAAGGACGTCTCCATCGAGGAGTCCACCGAAAACGTGGAGGTCTTTGATACCGTCATCGCCATCATGGCGGGCCTGATGATCATTCCGGCGGTCTTCTCCTTCTCCGGCGGCGACCCGGACACTCTGCAGGCCGGCCCGGCCCTCATGTTCATCACCATCCCCAAGGTGTTCGAGAGCATGGGCCTCGGCACGGTGGTGGGCATCCTCTTCTTTACGCTGGTGCTTTTCGCCGCTGTCACCAGCTCCATTGCTCTGACCGAGAGCGCCGTCTCCACCTTCGAGGACGAGCTGGGCTGGGACCGCAAACAGGCCACCATCCTCATCGGCATCATCATGCTGGTGCTGGGCAGTCTGTCGGCTCTGGGTTACGGCCCGCTGGCCCGATTCACGGTCTTCGGGATGCAGTTCCTCGACTTCTTCGACTTCCTCACCAACTCCGTCATGATGCCCATTGCGGCCATCACCACCTGCCTGCTGGTGTCTCGGGTCATCGGTGTGGAGAAGATCGAAGAGGAGGTCACGCTGGACGGCAAGTCCTTCCGCCGCAGACGCATCTTCAACTTTATGATAAAGTATCTCTGCCCCATCTTCGCGGCCATCATCCTTGTCAGCTCGGTGGCCAACGCCCTCGGCGTCATCTCCATGTAA